ggatttgagccgtgccttggactcggagtcgagtagtgTAGCATGGATGATATAGTCATAGAtgagttatattttatttattcattagtttatgtttgtaataactaaacttgtcatttatttaataaagcttcttaattgtaattccgatttcactgcctcgggaaaccgagatggtaatgcttcaACTATCATGCCTGGATAATTGcaatgttacaaagtggtatcagagcgacaattttgtAACCTAAAataaatgaaccaaaaatgaatctaggagagtctaagtaaaatgaacccgacatgagtaccaTAGGatatcggttttggatgagtaggcacCCTCATGCCAAACCATGTACCAATTGTCTCAGtcggtcactacgtgggtggctaGGAGTATGGGAAATGTTATGTGAATCGTGATATTAATGCATATGTGTTATGGAATTAATGTGTGTGTGTTTGAATCTGGCATGTAATATGATCATTGTGAAAGTGGTGTGAATACGTGTGTTGTGGCTCGTTATATGTTACTGTATGATAGAATCGCTTGTATGGAATGAGATAGCATGTGATGAATGGACAGGTGGAGTAATGTGAGTagtatgttgtatatatgattAGTGTTTGTTGATGTGAGGGATGTTGGTCCCAAATATTGGCATGTAAATATCATATGCATTGATAGGGTTGTCGCAACCTAATCAAAAATaaattccctagacacaaattaatgtagtaataggggccgaacacaaggagacgggagttgctaaACAAATTGTCATGgagtgaattctatcaaggtTGGTTATCGATTgattgtttggttgggtttgtaaaataTTGATAAAACAATGAAAGAAATCAACAATAAAGgaatagtctagggaggtcgggtcacacatgcaaaatatataaatgctcaagttaaacatagaaattgataatattgttaattgtttaggcttaaacacaaccacctctcggccttattgtcaaccataggtcGGGTCCTAGggaactctcgttatgactaggtcgtcttactaacacatgtttagtctaattcaatttcatgcctctcgacttataagagtgaattaacaaatttaatctaagatagtgatcattTATCGAAGATTAACGATACAATACAAATATGTGaaagaaacaatgaaacgatattataacatctTAACTCAACAATTGCAAGAACTacttatgcatggtttcccttattccctagacaaatttAACTATTCTTGCataatgtaaataaaactaatgacaaatgataaagtgATCATAATTAGTAAATGGGAATGACAAAGTAGTACtagaaatgagattacctttataaaggaaatagaacttgaatatagaagaacaaatacttgaaatggaaattgcaaatgaacttgaaatgtttaaaggaaattacaataaggaaatgcttaagggaAATCTAATCTAACATAAACTAAGAACTGAAATGAGAGCATAAAAGTGGTGTAGAAGGTGTGTAAGAAGTGTCGGATTAACCCCCTTATATAGGAATAAGGGgtgtaacgtaaacaattcaaggcaaggcagccccgatcggggccaccccactccgatcggggtcgtgggttTTCTCATTTTTGTCTTAATTTCGTCTTAACTGCTTGCTTTATGGTGATGCGGACTCCTATGCTAGTGTGTTTAAGAGTACGTCTAAGGCATCTTAGGCATCCTTTGGCATCCAATGCATGCATATGGCCTGGGCGTTTATTTaaacttcatttctttacatatccaccTACCAAGATTGGTTTCCTCTTGCtcgggttttccaatttcttcccaaaatgcccctatgcttcccgaaacacctttgcatagtcaagacttgctctcattagcctcgtgaacttgggtAATTCTAATTTTACGGGAAAAAGCTATGAACgacttcatttcctacaaaatacaatgaatacgagcaaaaacacctagaacatggaattagctcacaaatacgcTAATAGAAGTGCAATATTCaaataaaccgagctaaaataaggggttaaagtatatataaaataggGTTTTTCTGGTAGAGTTTTAACGAGGCATTTTCTCCGATGATGGGCATCCAAGGAGGAGTGTTACGAAATATCTAgagatattatatggatgtccatatattACCATATCTTTAGGAGATATTCTATTACCATATTACATATGTACTCTTATACTATATATACCCTCCATATGAATAAAGCTGATATACCTTTCTTCTCTCTATATTCTCCCATAACTCTCTACTATTCATAACACGTTATCAACATGAGTCTCTAACCCTAGTATATATTTTGTCCACCAAAACGGCAAGAACTTGGTAAGAACTCCTAGTTTAAATTTTATTCTCATAGACACGGATTGTatgttaagaaaaaaaaaagaaaaaaaaagctaGTGCAATTTACCTAATCACTTTCGCTGCCACAATTTTACACGAATCAACATGCATAAGTTTTTCTATACAAAGTATTAGAGAGTTATGAATAATCCATGAGACGTCCACGTTTTTGGTCATGCATACACTACTATCCATCAATAAGTACAATCTACATGCATAAGTTCCACGTTTTGGTCATGCATAAATTACAATCTACACCATCTTTCCCTTATAATTTGTCTTATcattgttaattatttgttttaattgtattataattcatttGTTTTATTTTCCTAATAGTTAATTATGTCGAATTTGACCAAACTTGATTTTGCGGTCTTGGATATCTCTGGAAGTAATTATTCTGAATGGGTGTTAGAAGCCAAGATGTATCTTAAGTCTTATGCCCTTGGTGATGCTATTAAAGTTGGGAATACAGCATCCGAACAAAGTAAGGCCAAGGCCATAATTTTTCTCTGTCGTCATCTCCATGAGGGACTCAAATATGAATATTTGATTGTGAAAGATTCTTTGATCTTATGGCAAAATCTGAAGGAAAGGTATGGCCATCTTACAACAGTAATTCTTCCTAAAGCAAAATTTGACTGGATTCACCTAAGGTTACAGGATTTCAAATCCGTTATTGAGTATAACTCAACCATGCACAGATTCGCTTCACAGTTAACTTTGTGTGGAGAAAAGATATCTGATGCAGATATGTTGGAAAAAACATATCAGACTTTTCATAGTTCACAATTGCTACTTTCACAGAAATACTCTGAACTAGTTTCATGCTTATTGGTGGCTGAGCAAAATAATCAAATCCTGTTAAAAAACCACCAGTCCCGTCCTATTGGCACTGATCCATTCCCAGAAGTGAATGTGACAGTTTTTGGTCCATTCCCTATAGTGAATGCGACAAATAAATATTCGGATCACACTAGAAGTAGTGGCCCTGGACGTGGACGTGGACGAGGACAAAACAATTTTCGTGGTGGTAGAGTTGGAAAATTTAAAAGATCGTATTATCACCAAAAGGGGGAACCAAAAGATCGTCCACATGATAGGATAAAGAAAATTGGTGAAAATCCATGTCACCGTTGTGGCAGTACAGGACATTGGATTAATACTTGTCGTACGGCGCAACATCTTGATGATCTTTACAAGCAGTCTCTGAAAAATAATAAAGGGAAGAATATAGAAGCAAATTTTGCTGCTGAGCATGAAAATTTTGAGACGAATTATGCTGATGGTGATAACAATCTACCTTTCGTATCTGGCAAATTTATGGATTTGGACATCTCAGATTTCATGACTTTTGTTCCTAATGGAGAAATTGGCCCTTTAATTGGCGATGAAAGTGTCCCGAAATTGGACTAAATTTATTTGTATTACTTAAATTACTTATTTTTTGTTCAATTTAGCTATTAGTCGTGCTTTGTTTTCGGATATTATCAAGTATGTTTGTTAAGTTTATTTTATGGACACTACTAATAATCTTGATCCTTATTTATGATAATTAAATTTTTAATTTAGTTACAATCTTCCAACTTTCATTTCCTTATTAATAATTATGTCCGTATAACACCCCTGAAATTATGTCTGTACAAGTCGTGTTGTTATCACCATATTTGTGCACTAGTAATTCTACGTCACTAGTAACTTTACATGTAAAATATAATATGCTCTAAAAAAAAATACGAAGCTCATGTATGTACATGCGCACTAATAACCAAACTTGATGGTATCACTTTACATGTATATTATGCATAATACGTGACTTGTTCTACATTATCAAAACATTAAATTTTTGTGGCATCTGTGTTTGCTTAATTAAGACTATTACATTCTCTCATTATTTTTTTCGCATGTATCTTATTTTATGTCATTTATTTTATGAAGTATATGGGAgcttgtggacatggcccacctgcaagcccagccgatctgtggatatacagcggtcttttgaaagccacgctcggcggcgtaaaaatgctttcgaccggatcgttttagatcggtcggtttcgtctcggtaagggtctcgaaatgattagagatgttcggagtcgccaccaagaatttgtgggatgcttggaacccgttcgaatccactttatacctcggtcaaacgaagaaCAAAGctgtgtttgacataggtactaaagataaggaatcgtccctctttagcatcttatctctagaatgactctcgtacgccctggataaggtcgtccactatccaaagtttctgagtaagaggtgaaggtacgtattgggaagccctttaatcagacacccaatcccgcccgcggtagcggcctctactgatcgatcttggtttgttgaatgcaaaagttgataaaacggtttaaatgcatgaatgcgcatccaataatttaaacctaacatgtgagagctttctaagtcggttgttttaatccaaatatcaagtataagatgtcgagttggattaatggttgatttgcatgcaagacggaaattaaacatccatttaccgtattaggtttatggtgcataacgtgatccgtttgtcttagtagagcattttgcaaatacgatttTTTGAATAAGCAGATAGTCacctgatccgtcctatatccgggctaaccggagtcgggatcgtcctagactaatgctggaaaaggAACAGGCTCTGTGccaggcggccatatgaggcgcgagcgtGCCGGCAGTGtaagggggcctcccctggttttggaaataagaaagaagggccctgttttaggcgcgggtcaaccaacggttatATACCGTTTTCTGACCAGTTAGAAAACGTTTATAAatcgtattgaaaaatgggtatttgacccgatttggtttgaaagggtcgtttagaccgcatttgttgatttgaggaacgagactcgaataatcatcatgattttgatgatattcggtgtcgagttcgacttggcaagcttaacataaatagttttgaaaataattatgaactaatggTTCTAagttcacttgaatataattagtcgatactcattatcgtacccgggttaaaatccggcatggtatgtagaaccaaggatgactttgtgttggtgactaatatgcttgttttgaaaatgtaaagaaatgatgaaaggctttaaaatacctcccaaaatgtaaagaaatgaaataaaaggctttaaaatactttttatatgttattaaccaaatatcatcaccgaaacacggatttaaccgtcatggtatgaggaaccaagggtgaaaaatattttatggttaaaacaaatgaactaaaataaaaaaggtttgaaaatatttgaaatggtaaaaaccgattacaaatatgaaaatgaattaaaggagaaagacgagaacaaacacggttgagttctgacctgggcaccccattgaggcgcgagcctttgtgcacaataaggggtTACGCCTcgaggccaaaactcagttttggctcgtttatcccatgttttggatcgtgttatgcatgttttagcatgttatagtcataaaacaaatggagacatgataaaagaaggatttttacaccctcatacttacatgtttggttatggcgagaaaccgacgcaAGTGTAAcgactcgtttggtcggaaaagactcggtttaaaaccgttttgataagtaaaaagagtgttttattgagattagtgacggtgtagtggtcgaagtggtcggtcaagtgatttaatgcacgatgacggtaccaaacaatgtgtaaggcttgtatttacgatcggtaggacGTAAATACGCgccggattgtgacttaagaagtcgagtcgagaattttaagggggaaatgagggggcggacactcgcgtaaattcTCAAATGagggaatttgaggggtatttataggaaaatgagtggttgtgtgagttttgagagacgtggccacctgggctgctcaaagaggcgcgagccacgtcgcgggtcttcgagttgtcctgtcactttcacacaagtgcaatcatgatttgttctatcctaggatttgtagtcacatgtttggtacttgaccattcatgaatccgggaaatcttagtatagaaggctttgaatgttttgtttttggtggttgactcggtttgactcgttgttggagtcggaatttgaatttttgagtcggtttttggtccggtgtcgattttgactctagttagtgtcattgcgacccgttgtcgtgcattaaacactccaggtacttttgaaaagttttgaaatgttttatttttgaaatcgttttaagttttccgacgtaaagttgtacacaaactgtcgatcaaacgccgcgattccaaagcatgttatagtccgataatcatcgggtgtttgttggagtctcggcagacacgggtatctctgagcccccactttgactgaggcttggatagggcgaaagtcaaagtagaacccccaggtcaatcgaagattacaacctggagactcaagcgacgtcgaggcggctcgaaaggattcgggccaaggacctgccgtcgggaagggcgacgccaaggcgactcgagtgcacgagccaaggacctgtcgtcgggaacagtttagagtctgtcgactatccgtgcgggttgtttaaagtccgttagactacgtacaaaggcttgccagccataagaagaagtcatacctgaggcatcttcggatacgtccttgcacgtttgcggataaaggctcgccagctgtggtacgAATATGacgagggctcgccagccacgatgcgtagtaaggctcgccagccatggtgcgtatatgaggagagcttgccagccacgatgcgttgcaaggctcgccagccatgggttgtacatgaggagggctcaccagccgcgatgtgtagtaaggttcgccagccatggtgcgtatataaggagggcttgccagccgcgatgcgttgtaaggctcgccagccatggggcgtacacGAGGAGGGCTCGCCTGCCAcgatgcgtaataaggctcgccagccatggtgcgtatatgaagagggctcgccagctgcgatgcgttgtaaggctcgccagccatggggcgtacatgaagagggctcgccagccgcgatgcgtaataaggctcgctagccatggtgcgtatatgaggagggctcgccagccgcgatgcgttgtaaggctcgccagccatggtgcgtagatgaggagggctcgccagccgcgatgcgttgtatggttcgccagccatggggcgtacatgaggagggctcgccagccgcgatgcgtagtaaggctcgccagccatggtgcgtacctgaggagggctcgccagccgcgaagcgtagtaaggctcgccagccatggtgcgtatatgaggagggttcgccagccgcgatgcgttgtaaggctcgccagccatggggcgtacatgaggagggct
The Silene latifolia isolate original U9 population chromosome 11, ASM4854445v1, whole genome shotgun sequence genome window above contains:
- the LOC141613810 gene encoding uncharacterized protein LOC141613810, with protein sequence MSNLTKLDFAVLDISGSNYSEWVLEAKMYLKSYALGDAIKVGNTASEQSKAKAIIFLCRHLHEGLKYEYLIVKDSLILWQNLKERYGHLTTVILPKAKFDWIHLRLQDFKSVIEYNSTMHRFASQLTLCGEKISDADMLEKTYQTFHSSQLLLSQKYSELVSCLLVAEQNNQILLKNHQSRPIGTDPFPEVNVTVFGPFPIVNATNKYSDHTRSSGPGRGRGRGQNNFRGGRVGKFKRSYYHQKGEPKDRPHDRIKKIGENPCHRCGSTGHWINTCRTAQHLDDLYKQSLKNNKGKNIEANFAAEHENFETNYADGDNNLPFVSGKFMDLDISDFMTFVPNGEIGPLIGDESVPKLD